In Rhizobium gallicum bv. gallicum R602sp, the following proteins share a genomic window:
- a CDS encoding mandelate racemase/muconate lactonizing enzyme family protein, whose translation MRIKSVEAWWVKIPIEASRQHLSDFGRLTSFDAAIVRIETNDGIVGWGEGKNAAGSAGTYGTLVHMLNHEVGPKLIGRDPADISAIWEMLYNGVRHEMAAISGHAMPEIARRGLSVAAISAIDIALWDVLGKSLGVPVWKLLGGRKADRLPAYASGGWESADRIGEQLLSYIAAGGFKSVKMRIGAMDRAPHVSASRVRAARKAIGRDIDLMVDAHGTYTVAEAKRFTQMVADCDLAWFEEPVIADDKPGMAEVRAAGNVPIAAGESEATRFAFRDLAVLRAADIFQPDPAFCGGITEAMRISSLASAFNLRFAPHLWAGAPCFFSGLHLCAASPASFVIEYSLGANPMIHDLVEDTVSVKDGMIEIPDKPGLGFTINQRVLEAHAQR comes from the coding sequence ATGCGTATCAAATCCGTAGAGGCCTGGTGGGTGAAGATTCCCATCGAGGCAAGCCGCCAACACCTTAGCGACTTCGGCCGTCTGACGTCCTTTGACGCCGCAATCGTGCGTATAGAGACGAATGACGGCATTGTCGGCTGGGGAGAGGGCAAGAATGCCGCCGGCAGCGCAGGCACCTATGGCACGCTTGTGCATATGCTGAACCACGAGGTGGGGCCGAAGCTCATCGGCCGTGACCCTGCCGACATCTCCGCCATATGGGAGATGCTCTACAACGGCGTACGCCACGAGATGGCGGCGATTTCGGGCCACGCCATGCCGGAGATCGCGCGGCGCGGTCTATCCGTCGCGGCGATCAGCGCGATCGACATCGCGCTGTGGGACGTTCTCGGCAAGTCTCTCGGAGTCCCCGTCTGGAAGCTGCTGGGTGGCCGCAAGGCGGACAGGTTGCCTGCCTATGCTTCGGGTGGTTGGGAGAGCGCAGACCGGATCGGCGAACAGCTCCTCTCCTATATCGCGGCCGGCGGCTTCAAGTCGGTCAAAATGCGCATCGGCGCTATGGACCGTGCGCCGCATGTCTCGGCGTCGCGGGTGAGGGCGGCTCGCAAGGCGATCGGCCGCGACATTGACCTGATGGTCGATGCGCACGGCACCTATACGGTCGCCGAGGCGAAGCGATTCACCCAGATGGTGGCGGATTGCGATCTCGCCTGGTTCGAGGAACCGGTGATAGCCGACGACAAGCCGGGGATGGCGGAGGTGCGCGCGGCGGGCAATGTGCCGATCGCCGCGGGCGAGAGCGAGGCGACCCGTTTTGCCTTCCGCGATCTTGCGGTGCTGCGGGCCGCCGATATATTTCAGCCCGATCCGGCCTTCTGCGGCGGCATCACGGAGGCGATGCGCATCAGTTCACTCGCCAGCGCCTTCAACCTGCGTTTCGCACCGCATCTGTGGGCCGGTGCGCCTTGTTTTTTCTCGGGCCTGCACCTGTGCGCGGCTTCCCCGGCAAGCTTCGTCATCGAGTATTCGCTCGGCGCGAATCCGATGATCCATGATCTCGTCGAGGACACTGTGTCGGTGAAGGACGGCATGATAGAGATTCCTGATAAACCCGGCCTGGGCTTCACGATCAATCAGCGGGTCCTGGAAGCTCACGCGCAAAGATAG
- a CDS encoding sugar phosphate isomerase/epimerase family protein: MKIGMCMFLWTTSVGRKHEGLLRDIKDTGFDGVEIPIFSGTPDDYRRLGALLDRIGLERTAVSAMGDPSMNLIASDAATRRRGIDHMKWAIDCGDALGAKVLSGPLHSTLGHFSGSGPSAAELKRSVSSQRAIGDHAAKRGVTIGLEALNRFECYLFNTMDALAAHVDAVGHPNIRAMYDTFHSNIEEADAIGAFTRNRDRIVHVHISENDRGVPGRGHIPWAETFKALRASGYDGWLTIEAFGRALKDLAAATKVWRDFSETPEAVYREGHRHIRDGWHAAA, translated from the coding sequence ATGAAGATCGGCATGTGCATGTTCCTGTGGACGACGAGTGTCGGCCGGAAGCACGAGGGACTGTTGCGCGACATCAAGGACACCGGGTTTGATGGCGTCGAGATTCCGATCTTTTCGGGGACGCCCGACGACTACCGTCGGCTGGGGGCCCTACTCGACCGGATCGGCCTCGAACGGACCGCCGTTTCCGCCATGGGAGACCCCTCAATGAACCTGATCGCGTCCGACGCCGCCACCCGCCGACGCGGCATCGACCATATGAAATGGGCAATCGACTGCGGCGATGCGCTTGGCGCCAAAGTGCTGAGCGGGCCGCTGCATTCGACGCTCGGCCATTTTTCCGGCAGCGGGCCGAGCGCGGCGGAACTCAAGCGCTCGGTCTCCTCGCAACGCGCGATCGGCGATCATGCGGCAAAGCGCGGGGTCACGATCGGGCTCGAGGCGCTGAACCGCTTTGAGTGTTACCTATTCAACACGATGGACGCCCTTGCGGCCCATGTCGACGCGGTCGGGCATCCAAATATCCGCGCTATGTACGACACGTTCCACAGCAATATCGAGGAGGCCGATGCCATCGGTGCCTTCACGCGAAACAGGGACCGCATCGTCCATGTCCACATTTCGGAAAACGACCGCGGCGTACCGGGGCGCGGCCACATTCCCTGGGCGGAGACGTTCAAGGCGCTACGCGCGAGCGGCTACGACGGCTGGCTGACAATCGAAGCCTTCGGCCGGGCGCTCAAGGACCTTGCCGCCGCGACGAAGGTCTGGCGCGATTTTTCCGAGACACCGGAAGCGGTCTATCGCGAAGGCCACCGCCATATCCGCGATGGATGGCACGCGGCGGCATGA
- a CDS encoding sugar phosphate isomerase/epimerase family protein — protein sequence MHLSTHNWMRAEPLAVTLKRIKKYGYESIEISGEPTQYDVKETRALLKEHGIRCWGAVTLTLGERNLAAKDEGQRAKSVDYVKSVITMVGELEGEIVTLVPATVGKVVPDATEEEEWTWVVDATRECFTHAQKKGVRLAIEPLNRFETYLFNRAAQALALADAVSPECGVCLDAFHLNIEEEDMYDAIRLAGKRLFDFHVADNNRFAAGLGQLDWPKIIGTLKEIGYEGAVTNEFVAPVDRTPAAKYPDMVERSPVDIPPEQLKFIQDHGSSLLTEKFYDDQMRITAETILPLIK from the coding sequence ATGCATCTTTCAACACACAACTGGATGCGGGCGGAACCGCTCGCTGTCACGCTGAAGCGCATCAAGAAATACGGCTATGAGAGCATCGAAATATCGGGTGAGCCGACACAGTACGATGTGAAGGAAACGCGCGCGCTGCTCAAGGAACACGGCATCCGCTGCTGGGGCGCCGTCACGCTGACGCTGGGCGAGCGCAACCTTGCCGCCAAGGACGAGGGCCAGCGCGCCAAGTCGGTGGATTACGTCAAGAGCGTCATCACCATGGTCGGCGAACTCGAGGGCGAGATCGTCACGCTTGTGCCGGCGACTGTCGGCAAGGTAGTACCGGACGCGACCGAAGAGGAGGAGTGGACGTGGGTGGTCGACGCCACCCGCGAGTGCTTCACCCACGCGCAGAAGAAGGGAGTGCGGCTGGCGATCGAGCCGCTCAACCGCTTCGAGACCTATCTCTTCAACCGCGCCGCTCAGGCGCTGGCGCTGGCCGATGCGGTGAGCCCGGAATGCGGCGTCTGCCTCGATGCCTTCCATCTCAACATCGAGGAGGAGGACATGTACGACGCGATCCGGCTGGCCGGGAAGCGCCTCTTCGATTTCCACGTCGCCGACAACAATCGCTTCGCGGCCGGCCTCGGCCAGCTCGACTGGCCGAAGATCATCGGCACGCTGAAGGAAATCGGTTATGAGGGCGCGGTGACGAACGAGTTCGTCGCTCCCGTCGATCGCACGCCGGCAGCCAAGTACCCGGACATGGTGGAGCGCAGCCCCGTCGATATCCCGCCGGAGCAATTGAAGTTCATCCAGGACCACGGCTCGAGCCTTCTTACCGAGAAGTTCTACGACGATCAGATGCGGATCACGGCCGAGACGATCCTGCCGCTGATCAAGTGA
- a CDS encoding ATP-binding cassette domain-containing protein: MTKPVLEVRSAHKRFGAVHALKGIGLMAYRGEVLALLGDNGAGKSTLIKCVSGVHELDEGDILIDGDKVLIHNPAAARSAGIETVYQDLALFDNLTPAENFYCGRELSFPRWLPRCARFLATRQMDSEAAAVIDRLKVKLPGFDAQVALMSGGQRQAIAVARAAVFARKVVILDEPTAALGLRESRKVLNLIAQLRDEGNAVILITHNMEHVVELADRAVVLRQGHKVGEIEKPNRSNQQDLVAMIVGAE; encoded by the coding sequence ATGACGAAACCCGTTCTGGAAGTGCGTAGCGCGCATAAGCGTTTCGGTGCGGTCCATGCTCTAAAGGGTATCGGCCTCATGGCCTATCGTGGGGAAGTGCTTGCCTTGCTGGGAGACAACGGCGCAGGCAAGTCCACCCTGATCAAATGCGTCAGTGGGGTGCATGAGCTCGACGAAGGCGACATCCTGATTGATGGCGACAAAGTCTTGATCCATAATCCTGCCGCCGCGCGCAGTGCCGGGATAGAAACGGTCTATCAGGATCTGGCGCTTTTCGACAATCTGACGCCGGCTGAAAATTTTTACTGTGGACGGGAGCTGTCGTTTCCGCGATGGCTTCCACGTTGCGCGCGATTCCTTGCTACCCGGCAGATGGACAGTGAAGCTGCAGCCGTCATCGACCGGCTTAAAGTCAAGCTGCCCGGATTCGACGCTCAGGTGGCGCTGATGTCGGGCGGGCAGCGGCAGGCCATCGCCGTCGCCCGCGCGGCTGTGTTTGCGCGAAAGGTTGTCATCCTTGATGAGCCGACGGCTGCACTTGGACTGCGCGAAAGCCGAAAAGTTCTCAACCTCATCGCCCAGCTCAGGGACGAGGGGAATGCGGTGATCCTGATCACCCACAATATGGAACATGTCGTTGAATTGGCCGACCGCGCAGTGGTGCTGCGGCAGGGGCACAAGGTCGGCGAAATCGAAAAGCCCAATCGGTCAAACCAGCAGGATCTGGTGGCGATGATCGTCGGGGCCGAATGA
- a CDS encoding ABC transporter permease subunit, producing the protein MILIALVVILTFSVPNFFTPRNISNILAQIAVIAVVALGQHLVILTRGIDLSVGANLALATVLGALMYRVTDTAFVVMATMLLAGAAVGAVNGLVYVYGRLPHPFIITLATLSIARGLALELSIGHTTMRGMPATITVIGGGTSFAVPNSFFVVLAVAALMFVIARYMVWGRWIYAVGGQPDAARRMGIPVNQVIVSTYLISGLCCGVGAILLSGRTEAGSPLYGNLLELDTIAAVIIGGASFLGGRGHLGHALVGAVMIGVIRNALNLLNVNLYFQLIAIGVIIVMAVESDVLRNHLEARMRVKQAGTQG; encoded by the coding sequence ATCATCCTTATCGCGCTTGTTGTTATCCTCACCTTCAGCGTCCCCAACTTCTTCACGCCCCGCAATATCTCCAACATTCTGGCGCAAATCGCGGTGATCGCCGTTGTTGCGCTTGGCCAGCACCTCGTCATTTTGACCCGCGGTATAGATTTGTCGGTGGGCGCCAACCTGGCGCTGGCGACGGTTCTTGGAGCGCTGATGTACCGGGTCACCGACACTGCGTTCGTGGTCATGGCTACTATGCTGCTGGCGGGGGCCGCAGTGGGCGCGGTGAACGGGCTGGTCTATGTCTACGGCCGCCTGCCCCATCCGTTCATCATCACGCTGGCTACGCTCTCCATCGCCCGCGGTTTAGCGCTTGAGCTGTCGATAGGTCACACAACCATGCGCGGAATGCCTGCGACGATCACCGTCATCGGCGGAGGGACCAGCTTTGCGGTTCCGAACTCGTTCTTCGTGGTCCTAGCTGTGGCAGCGCTTATGTTTGTAATCGCCCGCTATATGGTTTGGGGCCGGTGGATCTACGCGGTCGGCGGCCAGCCGGACGCCGCTCGGCGCATGGGCATTCCGGTCAATCAGGTCATAGTCTCCACCTACCTGATATCGGGTCTGTGTTGCGGTGTTGGTGCCATCCTTCTCTCCGGACGCACCGAGGCGGGTTCGCCACTCTACGGCAACCTGCTCGAACTTGACACCATCGCGGCCGTGATCATCGGCGGCGCCAGTTTTCTCGGCGGCCGCGGGCATCTTGGACATGCGCTGGTGGGAGCGGTGATGATCGGCGTCATCCGCAACGCCCTGAACCTGCTCAACGTCAACCTTTATTTCCAGCTCATTGCCATCGGAGTGATCATCGTAATGGCCGTCGAGTCGGACGTGCTGCGCAATCATCTCGAAGCCCGCATGCGGGTCAAACAGGCGGGAACGCAGGGATGA
- a CDS encoding FadR/GntR family transcriptional regulator, with amino-acid sequence MKENSLLSDLAGYLFANSSEIGRTPSERELAEHFGVSRGQIREALAILEAMRIVERRAKSGIYLTTTEASVEAMALFARAGVPLDPILIYETVELRKIHEIKAAELACLRATEENYQRLRDILAASEAKLAAGEGLAREDRDFHLEIVRATKNSVFYRVCSVYYVMGEQRLPIYFGDIARSRRSHEEHIRIYEALVARDGNLAQALMNAHLQGAESYWKGLIGGPETLAG; translated from the coding sequence ATGAAAGAAAACTCCCTACTGTCCGATCTCGCAGGATATCTTTTCGCAAATTCGAGCGAAATCGGCCGCACGCCCTCAGAGCGGGAGCTTGCGGAGCATTTCGGCGTCAGCCGCGGCCAGATTCGCGAGGCGCTGGCGATCCTGGAGGCTATGCGCATCGTCGAGCGCCGTGCCAAGTCCGGCATCTACCTGACGACCACGGAGGCGAGCGTCGAGGCCATGGCACTCTTTGCCCGCGCCGGCGTGCCGCTCGATCCGATCCTGATCTACGAGACCGTGGAGCTTCGCAAGATCCATGAGATCAAGGCAGCGGAACTCGCCTGCCTGCGGGCGACGGAAGAGAATTACCAGCGCCTGCGCGATATCCTCGCCGCGTCCGAGGCTAAGCTTGCCGCTGGCGAGGGGCTGGCGCGCGAGGACCGGGATTTCCATCTGGAGATCGTCCGCGCGACCAAGAATAGCGTCTTCTATCGCGTGTGCAGTGTCTACTATGTGATGGGCGAGCAGCGCCTGCCGATCTATTTCGGCGACATCGCCCGCAGCCGGCGCTCGCATGAGGAACATATCCGCATCTACGAGGCGCTTGTTGCTCGCGACGGCAATCTTGCCCAGGCGCTGATGAACGCGCATCTTCAGGGTGCGGAAAGCTACTGGAAGGGTCTCATCGGCGGACCAGAGACGCTCGCCGGATAG
- a CDS encoding sugar ABC transporter substrate-binding protein: MKFMQLLGWLALWGFNAFPAIAADVKLGFITKFPVPFFATMENAAKAYAAANPGVEIIYGQGASATDVEGQIALIESMSTQGVQGIAITPVDPTVASALDKAIASGVKVVLMDNSIPGWDKAAALATTDNYNAGKIAGQYLKSVLSAGDTLGILEGVPGVPALDDRVKGMLEGLGGLTVEVVGRSGTNCTEELGISVAEDLLTANPDLKAIYAACGPPAAGAARAIKNAGIAPDKVVLVGFDFCCGEEEALTAGVEDATVAQFPAKMAELGVDALVRAISGEDVPSLIDSGAALVTLENMSDFK, encoded by the coding sequence ATGAAATTTATGCAACTATTGGGCTGGCTGGCGCTTTGGGGCTTCAACGCCTTCCCGGCAATCGCGGCAGACGTGAAACTGGGCTTCATCACCAAGTTTCCAGTGCCGTTCTTTGCCACGATGGAAAATGCCGCCAAGGCCTATGCTGCGGCCAATCCAGGTGTTGAAATCATCTATGGCCAGGGCGCTTCGGCCACCGACGTCGAAGGGCAGATCGCCCTCATCGAATCCATGTCCACCCAGGGTGTCCAAGGCATTGCCATCACCCCCGTGGACCCGACTGTAGCGTCTGCCCTCGACAAGGCCATCGCCAGCGGCGTGAAAGTGGTCCTGATGGACAACTCCATCCCTGGCTGGGACAAAGCCGCGGCGCTGGCGACCACCGATAACTACAATGCCGGCAAGATCGCCGGGCAGTATCTGAAGTCGGTGCTTTCCGCCGGCGACACGCTCGGCATCCTGGAGGGAGTTCCGGGCGTTCCGGCGCTCGATGACCGTGTCAAGGGTATGCTGGAGGGCCTGGGCGGTCTCACCGTAGAAGTCGTTGGCCGCAGCGGCACCAACTGCACCGAGGAACTCGGCATTTCGGTGGCTGAAGATTTGCTGACGGCCAATCCTGACCTCAAAGCGATCTATGCAGCCTGCGGCCCTCCGGCCGCCGGCGCTGCGCGTGCCATCAAGAATGCCGGCATCGCCCCTGACAAAGTCGTCCTAGTCGGCTTTGATTTTTGTTGCGGCGAAGAAGAAGCGTTGACTGCCGGGGTCGAAGACGCCACCGTTGCCCAGTTCCCCGCGAAGATGGCCGAACTGGGTGTAGACGCGCTGGTCCGCGCCATATCCGGGGAAGATGTCCCTTCGCTCATCGACTCGGGCGCGGCTCTCGTTACTCTCGAAAACATGTCGGACTTCAAGTAA